In the genome of Phragmites australis chromosome 9, lpPhrAust1.1, whole genome shotgun sequence, the window ACAACTTTTCATGTTCCTACCGAAAAGCTCTGAATCCTAGCTAGGATCGTGATGATACAAAGTTAACCTTGATCAGCAAGGTAATTCAGTCTTGGAAGCGACCGGACCGCGCCCGGTTCCGTGTGCACTACAGATCATGTATCCAGTCCTGAATACCGCGTGCCCAAAGCTGATTTGCCAACGCATCCGCAGGCGCCAACTTGCAGAAAAGGGCATGAACCCAACTACCCAAGGCCACCACAATTTACAAAAACGCCCCTCGCCCGCCGCCTATTTGTATTTCTTTCTCCTCGCGCCTCGTCTTCCTTCCCCAACCCGGCGGCTGCGGCTCTCCCGGAGAAAGAAACCTCGAaaccctcgccgccgctgccgagtcgtcctcggaaaggaggaagaagccgCTGCCGCAGGACGCATGGAGGGCGTCAACGGCGCCGGGGCGGAGTGCGAGCCGAAGCCGCTGTCGGAGGTGGTGGACGACTGCGTCCAGCGCTGGTTCCAGGACGCGTTCAAGGAGGCGCGCCGCGGCGACACCGCCATGATGGTGCTCGTCGCCCAGATGTACCACTCAGGATACGGGGTCCCCAAGAACGAGCACAAGGTATGCCATACAGGCTGCCCTTGCTCGTCCTCAACAAGTGATTCCCTCGCTCCCTTGCTTTGCCCTAGTGTGATCGGAGATTTGATTTTGTTGATCTGCTTGGTCACGCGTGTGTGCAGAGAGGATAGCGGTGGAGTTTCCCGGTTTGAACGGTCCTTAGGTTGACGAGCTCTTGCGTGTTGTAGTGGGTTTGGTGGGTTGAATCAAGATTCAAGATCTTGCGAAGAACTACTGCATTAACGTATTGTTGCAGAATTTCTTTAGATTTGTAGGGGTTTATTCACAACGGACTTGAGACACTTTGGGGGagttataggttttttttttgttgagaaAAGATCATGGGCCCCCCTGTTTCCTCATGAAACGCGACAGATACAGAGTAATGGGGatctttgttctttttctttgactgaATTGGGGAACTTAGTTGTTCGTTTGTGCTAGATGCAACGTTTATGTTTGATGTTTCGTGTTCATAGTACGATCATATTCAATCCTAGTGTTTCTTCTGGATCCAGTAGTGTGATACTTGTTTGCTGCTAAGATGCTCTCATGGGGATCAACAAGGTTTTCTAATTTCAATCTGATTAATTACTGCTTTTCTACTCTTTCTATGCAATGTGGTGATAAAGAACAATTATTTCTCAGTTTTAAGCAAAACTTGGGGTGTTTCTGCTTAATCATCAATCATGACGGATACATCTCCtctcattatatatatagaggTTGATTTGACTTCCAAGCAAACCTAACACATTATAATCTTGTAGATATGATCCCATCTTCCTAATACATTCAAATgttcctcctaggttggtcATACCCCTCCTGTTAATATAATCAGGGAGGAAGTAGCCTTGGCACGTGCGGTTGTCGTCTCTGGGTCGGGTTGGCCTGCCCACCCTGGGGACTCTTGGGGCCTATGACATCCCCTTCTCCTTCGAAAACTAGCGCATCCTCGTGTTAGGCCATGGACCATCCTAAAGCTCCATTCGGGTGTGGTTCTACGGCCCTTGTTGCCAAATTGAAGTTTGAAGATTGCCTAGTACAATGTTGGTGAGGAGGTGGTGCCAAGTTCGATTGATGAAGAGCATAAATTGGTAGCAAGTTGCTAATGAAGCCCCTCATGGAAAAAGTGGTATGAGGCGAGGCGCGTAACATTCTTGCGTTGCGCTCCCTTTGGTTCCCAGCACATTAGTGAAGTGGTGTCATATGCCCATGTCCATGGTGAAGGCGGTGTCTGGTGGTGGTGTGGCAAAGTAGCGGTGACGGATATTCTCCTAAGACAGAAAGTGCACGCCAAGTGAGAAGAGGAACATGTCCTTTGGCACAAGGTGGCTTGCTGTGGTTGAAGAGTACCCAAGAGTAACTGTCACCTCGTGCCAAAGGACATGTTCCTTTTCTCACTTGATGTGTACCTTTTACTGCAGGAGGATCTCTGCCACTGCTACTTTGCTATACCGCCACGAGACTCGGCCTTCACCATAGGCGTGGGCATATGGTGTCACTTTATTGATGCGTTAGCCGTCAGGAACTCCAGGGGTATGCAGAGATGTTACCTGCTCTACCTCATACCACTTCGCCTTGAGGGACTTCATCGACAACTTGTGCTACCAATTTATGCTCTTCATCGATAGGACTTGGCACAACTTTGTACGGGGTGAGCTTAAGACATCAACTTGGCAACGGGAGGGCCATGTAGAACCACACCCGGATGTAGCTTAGGATGGTCCATCGCCCAGCATGCCATGACGACGTGTTGGTTTCCGAAGGTGAAGGGGATGTCATGGGCCAACGGTCCCAATGCCGGGTGGGCCGACCCAACTCGGAGACGGTAGCCGCATGTGCTAGCCAGGGCAACCGCCTATTTGCTGACGCTATTAGGAGGGGTGTGGTTAGCATAAGGCTAACTGCTGCGCCTAACCCCTCATCCAAGCCGGCTTCACCTACTTAGTCGACAAGTTATCTTTAATTAGGAATTATATGATAAAATTGTTAGGAAAGTGAATGTACTAAGAAGGATGTGATCATATCTATAAGATTTCAATCCATTAGGATTGCTTGAAAGTTAGACAACCTCTTTATATAATCAGTGGTTATCTATCTATCATGACTAAGTATAAAAGAGGCTTATGTTAAGAATATAACAGTAAAGGGTATTATTGTAATATCCTAGTCTTAGAATTTCCCTCCTGTCCTCTATATATTGTCCCTATGGGCTACCATTGAATACAAATTGCTATTACTAACATGGTATCACAGCTAGGTTTTTATTGGACGCTGCAACTCGTCCCAATGTAGGTCTATTCCACCGCTGGCTCTTCCTCTCTTCCtgtcgtctctctctctcttctcttctatgTGTTATTTTTGCTTGGTCGGGATTTCGGCCAACGTGCTGCTGCTCGACGTTGGCCCCACCTCGATCTGCTCCGCCCGATGTCTTCGATGTGTCGTGGGCCCCCTCGCCTGACCAATTCGACGCGCCTCCCTTGGAACC includes:
- the LOC133928689 gene encoding uncharacterized protein LOC133928689 isoform X1, with protein sequence MEGVNGAGAECEPKPLSEVVDDCVQRWFQDAFKEARRGDTAMMVLVAQMYHSGYGVPKNEHKGRVWMERASRFRSSAWKVGTKRPGYNASDSDSDEADIDAKQ
- the LOC133928689 gene encoding uncharacterized protein LOC133928689 isoform X2; amino-acid sequence: MEGVNGAGAECEPKPLSEVVDDCVQRWFQDAFKEARRGDTAMMVLVAQMYHSGYGVPKNEHKVCHTGCPCSSSTRKSMDGKGIKIQVFSLEGWH